From the Halomonas meridiana genome, one window contains:
- the speE gene encoding polyamine aminopropyltransferase, which produces MSDLRDDQWFTEVFDSHGSAFSLKITEKLLDVQSPYQHLEVYATETYGNLMVLDGCVMLTDRDNFLYHEMIAHPALFTHPDPKRVVIIGGGDCGTLKEVLRHPGVEKVTQIDIDEEVTKASERFFPSLVEANGDPRAELLFADGVKWVDDAADESIDVLIIDSTDPVGPAEGLFKTDFLKRCHRILKSGGVMVQQSESPLYHSGSIIRELRNDMREAGFDSVATLPFPQPVYPSGWWSVTLAGKSTNVESFREEAAASHEMPLQYYTVDAHRGALALPPFMRKAFA; this is translated from the coding sequence ATGAGCGACTTACGCGACGACCAGTGGTTTACCGAAGTCTTTGATAGCCACGGCAGCGCTTTCTCGCTGAAAATCACCGAAAAACTGCTTGATGTGCAGAGCCCTTACCAGCACCTGGAAGTGTACGCCACCGAAACCTACGGCAACCTGATGGTGCTGGATGGCTGCGTGATGCTGACCGATCGCGACAACTTCCTCTACCACGAGATGATTGCTCACCCGGCGCTGTTCACCCACCCAGACCCCAAGCGGGTGGTGATCATTGGCGGCGGCGACTGCGGCACGCTGAAAGAAGTGCTGCGCCATCCGGGCGTTGAAAAAGTCACTCAGATCGACATCGATGAAGAAGTGACCAAAGCCTCCGAGCGCTTTTTCCCGTCGCTGGTGGAAGCCAACGGCGACCCCCGCGCCGAGCTGCTGTTTGCTGACGGCGTGAAATGGGTAGATGACGCCGCCGACGAAAGCATCGATGTGCTGATCATCGACTCCACCGACCCGGTAGGCCCTGCCGAAGGCCTGTTCAAAACCGACTTTTTGAAGCGCTGCCACCGCATTCTGAAAAGCGGCGGCGTCATGGTTCAGCAGAGTGAGTCACCGCTGTACCACAGCGGCTCGATTATCCGCGAACTGCGTAACGACATGCGCGAAGCTGGCTTTGATAGCGTGGCCACCCTGCCCTTCCCCCAGCCGGTCTACCCTTCCGGCTGGTGGAGCGTGACGCTAGCAGGCAAAAGCACCAACGTTGAAAGCTTCCGTGAAGAGGCTGCCGCCAGCCACGAAATGCCGCTACAGTACTACACAGTAGATGCCCACCGTGGTGCCCTGGCGCTGCCGCCCTTTATGCGTAAAGCCTTCGCATAA
- a CDS encoding amino acid ABC transporter substrate-binding protein, protein MNTTRWLGLGITLLAPALWVPATAMADTLEAIQERDSVRCGVNAAQPGFSSLDDNDQYRGLDTDVCRAIAAAALGDASKVNFVPLDSVERFAALQSGEVDVLSRTTTWTSSRDTTLGMNFTGVSYYDGQAFMVASDLGVQSAKELDGAAVCTQSGTTSELNLSDYFRINNMTYDAVVFDSPEQSIAGFEAGRCDVLSSDASQLYAQRIQLADPNMAVVLPEIISKKPLGPAVRQGDDQWFNIVKWSLFAMLNAEELGVSQANVDEQLSSENSDVMRLLGQDGDFGEAMGLQSDWAYQIVKQVGNYADIYDRNVGADSDFNIARGLNALWKDGGIQYAPPIR, encoded by the coding sequence ATGAACACCACGCGTTGGTTAGGATTGGGAATCACTCTATTAGCCCCGGCCCTCTGGGTACCTGCCACGGCCATGGCCGATACCCTTGAGGCCATTCAAGAGCGCGACAGCGTGCGCTGCGGTGTTAATGCGGCCCAGCCCGGCTTTTCATCGTTAGACGATAATGACCAATACCGCGGCCTGGACACCGACGTGTGTCGCGCTATTGCCGCCGCTGCGCTGGGCGATGCTAGCAAGGTCAATTTCGTGCCGTTAGATTCAGTGGAACGCTTTGCCGCGCTGCAGTCTGGCGAGGTGGACGTACTCTCCCGCACCACCACCTGGACCTCCAGCCGCGACACCACGCTGGGGATGAACTTCACTGGCGTCAGCTATTACGACGGCCAGGCGTTTATGGTGGCCAGCGACCTCGGCGTACAGAGCGCCAAAGAGCTGGATGGGGCCGCTGTTTGCACCCAGTCAGGCACCACCAGCGAGCTCAATCTTTCCGACTACTTCCGCATTAACAACATGACCTATGATGCGGTGGTGTTTGATTCACCTGAGCAGTCGATTGCTGGGTTTGAAGCCGGCCGCTGCGACGTATTGAGCTCGGATGCCTCGCAGCTCTACGCCCAGCGCATTCAACTGGCCGACCCCAATATGGCCGTAGTATTGCCCGAAATTATCTCCAAAAAGCCGCTAGGCCCCGCCGTGCGCCAAGGCGATGACCAGTGGTTCAACATCGTGAAGTGGTCGCTGTTTGCCATGCTGAACGCTGAAGAGCTGGGCGTCAGCCAAGCCAATGTGGATGAACAGTTAAGCTCAGAAAATTCCGATGTGATGCGCCTGCTGGGGCAAGACGGCGACTTTGGCGAAGCCATGGGCCTACAATCAGATTGGGCTTACCAAATCGTCAAACAGGTCGGTAACTACGCGGACATCTATGACCGCAACGTGGGCGCGGACTCTGATTTCAACATTGCCCGTGGTCTGAATGCCCTGTGGAAGGATGGTGGGATTCAGTACGCGCCGCCCATTCGCTAG
- a CDS encoding amino acid ABC transporter substrate-binding protein codes for MINKKHLVLLASAGAITLAGVATAQADTLEDTRERGAVQCGVSDGLPGFSAPDDNGNWQGLDVDVCRAVAAAVLGDADAVNYISLNAVERFTALQSGEVDILSRNTTWTTTRDTTLGLNFTGVNFYDGQGFMVSRDLGITSAAELDGAAICIQSGTTTELNLADYFRANGMEFDPIVFDTSEQTVGGFQAGRCDVLTSDTSQLAALRIQLDDPAGAMILPDVISKEPLGPVVRQGDDLWFNIVKWSLFAMINGEEYGVTSENAEEMLSSENPDVARLLGQDGNYGEGMGLEADWAYNILSQVGNYGESFERNVGMGSPLEIERGVNALWNQGGFQYAPPIR; via the coding sequence ATGATCAATAAGAAACACCTGGTACTTCTGGCCTCTGCAGGCGCGATCACTCTTGCGGGCGTTGCCACCGCCCAAGCCGATACGCTGGAAGATACCCGCGAGCGTGGTGCCGTTCAGTGTGGCGTGAGCGACGGCTTACCAGGTTTTTCCGCCCCGGACGATAACGGCAACTGGCAGGGCCTGGACGTTGACGTCTGTCGCGCCGTCGCCGCTGCGGTACTGGGCGACGCGGATGCCGTCAACTACATCTCGTTGAACGCCGTCGAGCGTTTCACCGCGCTGCAGTCTGGCGAAGTGGATATTCTTTCTCGTAACACCACCTGGACCACTACCCGTGACACTACCCTGGGCCTAAATTTCACCGGCGTTAACTTCTACGACGGCCAGGGCTTCATGGTATCTCGCGACCTCGGTATTACCAGCGCGGCCGAGCTGGATGGCGCAGCGATCTGTATCCAATCCGGTACCACCACCGAGCTGAACCTAGCGGACTACTTCCGTGCCAACGGAATGGAGTTCGACCCCATCGTTTTCGATACCTCTGAGCAAACCGTCGGTGGCTTCCAGGCAGGCCGCTGTGACGTTCTGACGTCTGACACCTCTCAGCTGGCGGCCCTGCGCATTCAGCTCGACGACCCGGCGGGCGCCATGATTCTGCCGGATGTCATCTCGAAAGAGCCGCTGGGTCCGGTCGTGCGTCAGGGTGACGATCTGTGGTTCAACATCGTGAAGTGGTCGCTATTCGCTATGATCAACGGTGAAGAGTACGGCGTCACCAGCGAAAACGCTGAAGAGATGCTCAGCTCCGAGAACCCGGACGTGGCGCGTCTGCTCGGCCAGGACGGTAACTACGGTGAAGGCATGGGTCTCGAAGCCGACTGGGCTTACAACATCCTGAGCCAAGTGGGTAACTACGGTGAAAGCTTCGAGCGCAACGTAGGTATGGGTTCACCGCTGGAAATCGAACGTGGTGTCAACGCCCTGTGGAACCAAGGCGGCTTCCAGTACGCACCGCCGATTCGCTAA
- a CDS encoding amino acid ABC transporter permease, whose amino-acid sequence MSVRPNARPVGQKPPFWRDRAKRALIFQCLLIAAVIAFLFYIVGNVQDNLSSRGITTGFGFLSNTAGFGIVQSLIDYSSQSTYGRTFFVGLLNTLLVGGLGVIAATLIGFIVGIARLSPNWLIAKLAAAYIETFRNIPLLLQIFFWYFAVLRALPSARESLAFGEAVFLNVRGLYLPEPLFESGFGLIPVTFVVAISASIALVIWAKRRQEATGQRIPAYWISFALIFGLPLLVMFVTGVPITWEMPELRGFNFRGGITVIPEFLALWFALSIYTASFIAEIVRSGIQAISHGQTEAAQALSLPRNLVLRLVVIPQALRVIIPPLTSQYLNLIKNSSLATAIGYPDLVSVFAGTTLNQTGQAIEVIAMTMAVYLTISLLVSMFMNWFNARVALVER is encoded by the coding sequence ATGTCCGTAAGACCTAACGCTCGCCCCGTTGGCCAAAAGCCACCGTTCTGGCGAGACCGCGCCAAACGTGCGCTCATCTTCCAATGTCTGCTGATTGCCGCTGTCATCGCCTTTCTGTTCTATATCGTCGGCAACGTGCAAGACAACCTTTCCTCTCGGGGTATCACCACAGGCTTTGGCTTCCTGAGTAATACCGCCGGCTTTGGGATCGTACAGAGTCTGATCGACTACTCCTCCCAAAGCACCTATGGCCGCACCTTTTTCGTTGGCCTATTGAATACGCTGCTGGTGGGCGGGCTAGGCGTGATTGCCGCCACCCTCATTGGCTTCATTGTCGGTATCGCCCGTTTATCGCCCAACTGGCTGATCGCCAAACTGGCGGCGGCGTATATCGAAACGTTTCGTAATATCCCGCTGCTGCTGCAGATCTTCTTTTGGTACTTTGCCGTGCTGCGGGCGCTCCCCAGCGCGAGGGAAAGCCTGGCATTTGGCGAAGCCGTGTTCCTTAACGTGCGCGGGCTTTACCTGCCTGAGCCGCTGTTCGAATCAGGCTTTGGGCTGATTCCTGTCACCTTCGTGGTCGCCATCTCAGCCAGTATCGCGCTGGTGATTTGGGCGAAGCGCCGTCAGGAGGCCACGGGGCAGCGCATTCCCGCGTACTGGATCTCCTTTGCGCTGATCTTTGGCCTGCCGCTGCTGGTCATGTTCGTCACTGGCGTGCCTATCACCTGGGAAATGCCCGAGCTGCGCGGCTTTAACTTCCGCGGCGGCATCACGGTGATTCCCGAGTTCCTGGCGCTATGGTTTGCGCTATCGATCTATACGGCGTCGTTCATTGCCGAGATCGTGCGCTCCGGCATTCAGGCCATTTCTCATGGCCAAACCGAAGCGGCTCAAGCCCTGAGCCTGCCGCGTAACCTAGTGCTGCGCCTGGTGGTCATTCCTCAGGCGCTACGAGTCATCATTCCCCCGCTCACCAGCCAATATTTGAACCTGATCAAAAACTCGTCGCTGGCTACGGCCATTGGCTATCCGGACCTCGTATCGGTGTTTGCAGGGACCACGCTGAACCAGACAGGCCAAGCCATCGAGGTCATTGCCATGACCATGGCGGTCTACCTGACGATCAGCCTGCTGGTGTCCATGTTCATGAACTGGTTCAACGCCCGTGTGGCGCTGGTTGAACGCTAG
- a CDS encoding amino acid ABC transporter permease: MIHNQTMIEQRPAPSSSVGAIAWLRTNLFNGPINTIFTLIGLYILYLLVVPTVQWAFINADWVGTTRDDCSREGACWVFINARLTQFIYGLYPSEEIWRANIVFAMFFTLIGWLAIPKLPFKRWVAIFALVVFPVLSFILLYGGYFDLPQVPTHRWGGLMLTLLLATVGMVGALPIGIVLALGRRSNMPIVKSFCVVFIEFWRGVPLITVLFMASVMLPLFLPSEMNVDRLVRALIGLTLFQSAYMAEVIRGGLQAIPKGQEEAAAALGMTYWKRMGLIILPQALKMMIPGIVNTFISLFKDTTLVMIIGLFDLLGIVQAALADSRWLGFSLEGYVFAAFMFWIFCFSMSRYSQYLERKLHTGHKR, translated from the coding sequence ATGATTCATAATCAAACCATGATCGAGCAGCGACCGGCGCCCAGCAGCTCCGTGGGCGCCATTGCTTGGCTGCGCACCAACTTGTTCAACGGCCCGATCAATACGATCTTCACGTTGATTGGCCTCTACATTCTCTATCTGCTGGTGGTACCCACCGTGCAGTGGGCGTTCATCAACGCCGACTGGGTCGGCACCACCCGCGACGACTGCTCACGGGAAGGGGCCTGCTGGGTCTTTATCAACGCCCGTTTGACCCAGTTCATCTATGGCCTCTACCCCAGCGAAGAGATCTGGCGCGCCAATATCGTGTTCGCCATGTTCTTTACCCTAATCGGCTGGCTGGCGATTCCCAAACTGCCTTTCAAACGCTGGGTGGCCATTTTTGCGCTGGTCGTTTTCCCGGTGTTGTCGTTCATACTGCTCTACGGCGGCTACTTCGACCTTCCCCAGGTGCCGACGCACCGCTGGGGTGGCCTGATGCTGACACTGCTGCTGGCCACGGTGGGCATGGTGGGCGCGCTGCCGATCGGTATTGTGCTGGCCTTGGGGCGACGCTCCAACATGCCGATCGTCAAAAGTTTCTGCGTGGTGTTTATCGAGTTCTGGCGAGGAGTGCCGCTGATCACCGTGCTGTTCATGGCCTCGGTAATGCTGCCGCTGTTCCTGCCTTCCGAGATGAACGTAGACCGCCTGGTGCGGGCGCTGATCGGTTTGACGCTGTTCCAAAGCGCCTACATGGCCGAGGTCATCCGCGGTGGGTTGCAAGCCATTCCCAAGGGCCAAGAGGAGGCGGCGGCTGCCCTCGGCATGACCTACTGGAAGCGCATGGGGCTGATCATTCTTCCCCAGGCGCTGAAGATGATGATCCCAGGTATCGTGAACACCTTCATTTCGCTGTTCAAAGACACCACTCTGGTCATGATCATCGGGCTTTTCGACCTTTTAGGGATCGTGCAAGCGGCCCTGGCCGACTCACGCTGGCTCGGCTTCTCGTTGGAAGGTTACGTGTTCGCTGCCTTCATGTTCTGGATTTTCTGTTTCAGCATGTCGCGCTACAGCCAGTACCTAGAACGCAAGCTGCATACCGGCCACAAGCGCTAA
- a CDS encoding amino acid ABC transporter ATP-binding protein, protein MVEMRGVNKWYGDFHVLRDIYLEVKRGERIVICGPSGSGKSTMIRCINHLEEHQKGEIVVGGVPLTQDVKRIEQIRRSVGMVFQHFNLFPHLTVLENCCIAPMWVQKKPRKEAEAMAMQYLERVRIAEQAKKYPGQLSGGQQQRVAIARSLCMHPDVMLFDEPTSALDPEMIKEVLDVMVELAEEGMTMLCVTHEMGFAKTVADRVIFMDQGQIIEENAPEPFFNNPQSERTQLFLSQILGH, encoded by the coding sequence ATGGTAGAAATGCGCGGCGTGAACAAGTGGTACGGCGATTTCCACGTGCTGCGCGACATTTATCTGGAAGTGAAACGCGGCGAGCGGATCGTCATTTGCGGGCCTTCAGGCTCCGGTAAATCCACCATGATTCGCTGCATCAACCATCTGGAAGAGCACCAAAAAGGCGAGATCGTGGTAGGCGGCGTACCGCTCACTCAGGACGTCAAACGCATCGAGCAGATTCGCCGTAGCGTCGGCATGGTGTTCCAGCACTTCAACCTGTTCCCTCACCTCACGGTGCTAGAGAACTGCTGTATCGCACCGATGTGGGTGCAAAAAAAGCCCCGCAAAGAGGCCGAAGCCATGGCCATGCAGTACCTGGAACGGGTACGCATTGCCGAGCAGGCCAAAAAGTATCCTGGCCAGCTCTCTGGTGGCCAGCAACAGCGTGTCGCCATTGCCCGCTCGCTGTGTATGCACCCGGACGTGATGCTATTTGACGAACCCACCTCTGCCCTTGACCCGGAAATGATCAAGGAAGTGCTGGACGTGATGGTGGAACTGGCCGAAGAGGGCATGACCATGCTCTGCGTCACCCACGAGATGGGCTTTGCCAAAACCGTGGCCGACCGCGTGATCTTTATGGACCAGGGGCAAATCATTGAAGAGAACGCGCCGGAGCCGTTCTTCAATAACCCGCAGTCTGAGCGCACCCAGCTCTTCTTGAGCCAGATTCTGGGGCATTAA
- a CDS encoding RidA family protein: MEKLFIDRAPQPIAPFSHACRVGDLVFITGQMPTVPETNEMLLGTFTEQTHRVMQNLAIVLEEVGSSFEYVVQSRVFITNMGHFDEVNQVYASYFQQPLPTRTCIGVTGLAGGADVEVDMIAWIPPKEGA, encoded by the coding sequence ATGGAAAAGCTATTTATTGACCGTGCACCGCAGCCCATTGCCCCGTTTTCACACGCCTGCCGCGTGGGCGATCTGGTCTTTATCACCGGCCAGATGCCCACCGTGCCGGAAACCAACGAGATGCTGTTAGGCACCTTCACCGAGCAAACCCACCGAGTAATGCAGAACCTGGCCATCGTGCTGGAAGAAGTCGGCAGTAGCTTTGAGTACGTGGTTCAGTCGCGGGTGTTCATCACCAATATGGGCCACTTCGATGAAGTGAATCAGGTCTACGCCAGCTACTTCCAACAACCGCTGCCCACCCGCACCTGCATCGGCGTGACCGGGCTTGCGGGCGGCGCGGATGTGGAAGTCGATATGATTGCCTGGATTCCTCCCAAAGAGGGCGCTTAA
- a CDS encoding histidine phosphatase family protein: protein MDIDDSRHHWRNRYLLMRHGHSQANAQGTIISSPERGLLAYGLSPQGEQQLADTVARWHWPVPTQVVHSDFLRTTHTAARVAAAFGLEMQKEERLRERHFGELEGQADSHYPEVWAFDAQNADHTQWQVEPVKCVAARMVAALEALEQRFEGETVLVVSHGDPLQILLTALAGRPLTQHREQPALLPASITLVGG from the coding sequence ATGGATATAGACGACTCACGTCATCATTGGCGAAACCGCTATCTGCTGATGCGCCACGGCCATAGCCAGGCTAACGCACAAGGCACCATCATCAGCTCCCCCGAGCGAGGGCTGTTGGCGTATGGGCTGTCGCCGCAGGGCGAGCAGCAGCTGGCAGATACCGTCGCACGGTGGCACTGGCCGGTACCCACACAGGTCGTGCATTCGGACTTTTTACGCACTACGCACACCGCCGCCCGAGTGGCCGCCGCGTTTGGGTTGGAGATGCAAAAAGAGGAGCGCTTGAGGGAGCGCCACTTTGGTGAATTGGAGGGTCAGGCGGATAGCCACTACCCGGAGGTGTGGGCCTTCGATGCCCAGAACGCCGACCACACCCAGTGGCAGGTGGAGCCGGTCAAGTGTGTCGCGGCGCGCATGGTTGCTGCGCTGGAAGCGTTGGAGCAACGCTTTGAGGGTGAAACGGTGCTGGTGGTCAGCCACGGCGACCCCCTGCAAATTCTGCTCACGGCGCTGGCGGGCAGGCCACTGACTCAACACCGGGAGCAGCCTGCGCTACTGCCCGCCAGCATTACGCTTGTGGGCGGTTAA
- a CDS encoding host attachment protein gives MTTYIVVADAARARIFTRDALHLAEQESLVHAAGRLHEGDLITDRRGADVHESTSTSSRSSGEEGAASQHENELFAKEVAQRLYTARVDNSMDKLIMVAPPKFLGLLKEKLDNPTQKLVTHTLSKDLSKASMADIQNAVSDLR, from the coding sequence ATGACCACCTATATCGTGGTAGCCGACGCCGCTCGGGCACGTATCTTCACCCGTGATGCACTTCACCTCGCCGAGCAGGAGAGCTTGGTACACGCCGCAGGCAGGCTGCATGAAGGCGACTTGATCACGGACCGCCGCGGTGCCGATGTTCATGAGTCTACGTCAACGTCATCGCGCTCATCCGGCGAGGAGGGCGCGGCCTCCCAACATGAAAACGAGCTGTTTGCCAAAGAAGTCGCCCAGCGACTCTACACTGCGCGGGTGGACAACAGCATGGACAAGCTGATCATGGTCGCGCCTCCCAAGTTCTTGGGGCTGCTCAAAGAGAAGCTCGACAACCCCACGCAGAAGCTGGTCACGCACACGCTCTCAAAAGACCTCAGCAAAGCGTCCATGGCTGATATTCAGAACGCGGTCAGCGATCTTCGTTAA
- a CDS encoding methyl-accepting chemotaxis protein has translation MFSSLRLRILLAALIAIVLALTVNGIASYTTVKHHNSEQVNRNLSAVVNGNTQAIDEWFNARYTMLASMEHTAGSEEPLQALRQLADSGDFMTAYIAYPSTSEGIFSDGWQPPSDYDPRQRPWYQGAVNAQDTIITAPYVDAQTGGLIVTFARPFYQNGELAAVVGADITIADVIDIVASISPTPSSFGFLTTNDGTLVAHPDESLTLEPSSVLSDALTPSDLTRIVQADSPQPLALQGSDKLLMGSAVGGNSGWQLVVALDEAEATAGLRAIATTSIVTLLIVAAITAVVFGILLSLLLRRLLGVRNAMDNIASGEGDLTQRLPEEGTDEVAQIASAFNRFVGKMEDVLIDVRTSSESVHHAANEIAMGGQDLSRRTDNAASSLQQTSASVEEITSTVQHTAASAQEANKLSHAATEVAKEGGQVVSNVVTTMEDISDASNKIGDIVTLMNSIAFQTNLLALNASVEAARAGEHGRGFAVVAEEVRKLAGRSSDAANDIQKLIEDSQAKVNNGTSLVRNAGSTMQDIVEHITRVTDVLEEINAATSEQSDGIKQVNIAVAELDRMTQENAAMVEESTTAAEQLKEQADHLTGTISSFKLSHTASPALQAPQDRLPRTSESF, from the coding sequence ATGTTTTCTTCCCTACGTTTACGTATCTTGCTAGCGGCCCTTATCGCTATTGTGTTGGCTTTAACGGTGAATGGCATTGCTAGTTACACGACTGTAAAGCATCACAATAGTGAGCAGGTTAATCGCAACCTAAGCGCTGTTGTGAATGGAAACACACAGGCCATCGATGAGTGGTTCAATGCGCGCTACACGATGTTAGCCAGCATGGAACACACTGCAGGTAGCGAAGAGCCGCTACAAGCCTTGCGACAATTAGCCGATTCTGGCGACTTTATGACCGCTTACATTGCTTACCCGTCCACATCAGAGGGAATTTTCTCAGACGGCTGGCAACCCCCTAGCGATTATGACCCACGCCAGCGTCCCTGGTATCAAGGCGCGGTGAACGCGCAAGACACTATCATCACCGCCCCGTATGTCGATGCTCAAACGGGCGGCCTGATCGTTACCTTCGCCCGCCCCTTCTATCAAAACGGCGAACTAGCCGCTGTGGTTGGGGCCGATATTACGATTGCTGACGTTATCGATATTGTTGCCAGCATTTCCCCCACACCGTCTAGCTTTGGCTTTCTAACCACCAACGATGGCACGCTGGTTGCCCATCCGGATGAGTCGCTGACGCTGGAGCCTTCAAGTGTATTAAGCGATGCGCTCACGCCTTCGGACCTCACTCGCATCGTGCAGGCAGACTCCCCACAGCCGCTAGCTCTGCAAGGCAGCGATAAACTGCTAATGGGCAGTGCTGTAGGCGGCAACAGCGGTTGGCAGTTGGTCGTCGCGTTAGACGAAGCAGAGGCCACCGCAGGCCTGCGCGCCATTGCCACCACGTCCATCGTGACCCTGCTGATCGTCGCGGCCATTACCGCCGTGGTCTTTGGCATATTGCTGTCGCTGCTGCTGCGTCGCCTGCTGGGCGTCCGCAATGCGATGGATAACATCGCCTCGGGCGAAGGCGACTTGACCCAGCGCCTTCCCGAGGAGGGCACCGACGAAGTGGCTCAAATTGCCAGCGCCTTCAATCGCTTCGTAGGCAAAATGGAAGACGTCTTGATCGACGTGCGCACCAGCAGCGAATCGGTGCACCACGCCGCTAACGAGATTGCCATGGGTGGCCAGGATCTCTCGCGCCGTACGGATAACGCCGCCTCGAGCCTGCAGCAAACCTCGGCCTCGGTCGAAGAGATCACCAGCACCGTACAGCACACGGCGGCCTCAGCCCAGGAAGCCAACAAGCTCTCCCACGCGGCCACCGAAGTCGCGAAAGAGGGCGGTCAGGTGGTATCGAACGTGGTCACCACCATGGAAGACATCTCCGACGCTTCCAACAAGATTGGCGATATCGTCACGTTGATGAACAGCATCGCTTTTCAAACCAATCTGCTGGCACTGAACGCCTCGGTCGAGGCTGCCCGCGCGGGTGAACACGGCCGTGGCTTTGCCGTCGTGGCAGAGGAAGTACGCAAACTGGCTGGCCGTAGCAGCGACGCGGCCAACGATATCCAGAAACTGATCGAGGACTCGCAAGCCAAGGTGAATAACGGCACCTCGTTGGTGCGTAACGCGGGGAGTACCATGCAGGATATCGTCGAGCACATCACCCGCGTGACCGATGTTCTAGAAGAGATCAACGCCGCGACGAGCGAACAGAGCGACGGTATCAAGCAGGTCAATATTGCGGTGGCAGAACTGGACCGGATGACCCAAGAAAACGCTGCGATGGTCGAAGAGTCCACCACCGCCGCCGAGCAGTTGAAAGAGCAGGCGGATCACCTGACCGGGACGATCAGCAGCTTCAAACTCTCTCACACGGCATCGCCCGCGCTACAGGCGCCACAGGACCGTTTACCGCGCACGTCGGAGAGTTTCTAA